In the Fusarium oxysporum f. sp. lycopersici 4287 chromosome 9, whole genome shotgun sequence genome, one interval contains:
- a CDS encoding adenylate kinase 1 has protein sequence MGFIEDELKQLKDVISTIDTRIKKLEARATGGPVSTEEIRMILIGPPGAGKGTQAPKIKERFSCCHLATGDMLRSQVAKKTPLGVEAKKIMDAGGLVSDDIMIGMIKEELNSNKECQGGFILDGFPRTVPQAESLDAMLTERNQKLQHAVELQIDDSLLVARITGRLVHPASGRSYHTTFNPPKEYMKDDITGEPLIQRSDDNAEALKKRLVTYHKQTAPVVGYYKKTGIWSGLDASQEPGQVWKNMLKVLNEKRA, from the exons ATGGGTTTCATTGAGGACGAGCTTAAGCAGCTCAAGGATGTTATTAGCACCATTGACACTCgcatcaagaagctcgaggcgCGAGCCACTGGCGGTCCCGTCTCTACTGAAGAGATCCGAATGATCCTCATCGGTCCTCCTGGTGCTG GAAAGGGAACCCAGGCccccaagatcaaggagcgCTTCTCTTGCTGTCACTTG GCTACCGGTGACATGCTGCGATCCCAGGTCGCTAAGAAGACCCCTCTCGGTgtcgaggccaagaagatcatggaTGCGGGCGGTCTGGTCAGCGACGACATCATGATTGGCATGATTAAGGAGGAGCTTAACAGCAACAAGGAGTGCCAGGGCGG TTTCATCCTCGATGGTTTCCCTCGAACTGTCCCCCAGGCCGAGAGCCTCGATGCCATGCTCACAGAGCGTAACCAGAAGCTCCAGCATGCCGTCGAGCTCCAGATCGACGACTCTCTTCTCGTTGCCCGTATCACTGGACGATTAGTCCACCCCGCTTCCGGACGCTCATATCACACCACCTTCAACCCTCCCAAGGAGTACATGAAGGACGACATTACTGGCGAGCCTCTTATCCAGCGAAGTGACGACAACGCCGAGGCTCTGAAGAAGCGTCTTGTTACCTACCACAAGCAGACCGCCCCTGTTGTGGGTTACTACAAGAAGACTGGTATTTGGAGCGGCCTCGACGCCAGCCAAGAACCTGGCCAAGTGTGGAAGAACATGCTTAAGGTCCTTAACGAGAAGCGAGCTTAA
- a CDS encoding adenylate kinase 1: protein MLRSQVAKKTPLGVEAKKIMDAGGLVSDDIMIGMIKEELNSNKECQGGFILDGFPRTVPQAESLDAMLTERNQKLQHAVELQIDDSLLVARITGRLVHPASGRSYHTTFNPPKEYMKDDITGEPLIQRSDDNAEALKKRLVTYHKQTAPVVGYYKKTGIWSGLDASQEPGQVWKNMLKVLNEKRA from the exons ATGCTGCGATCCCAGGTCGCTAAGAAGACCCCTCTCGGTgtcgaggccaagaagatcatggaTGCGGGCGGTCTGGTCAGCGACGACATCATGATTGGCATGATTAAGGAGGAGCTTAACAGCAACAAGGAGTGCCAGGGCGG TTTCATCCTCGATGGTTTCCCTCGAACTGTCCCCCAGGCCGAGAGCCTCGATGCCATGCTCACAGAGCGTAACCAGAAGCTCCAGCATGCCGTCGAGCTCCAGATCGACGACTCTCTTCTCGTTGCCCGTATCACTGGACGATTAGTCCACCCCGCTTCCGGACGCTCATATCACACCACCTTCAACCCTCCCAAGGAGTACATGAAGGACGACATTACTGGCGAGCCTCTTATCCAGCGAAGTGACGACAACGCCGAGGCTCTGAAGAAGCGTCTTGTTACCTACCACAAGCAGACCGCCCCTGTTGTGGGTTACTACAAGAAGACTGGTATTTGGAGCGGCCTCGACGCCAGCCAAGAACCTGGCCAAGTGTGGAAGAACATGCTTAAGGTCCTTAACGAGAAGCGAGCTTAA